One genomic window of Dermacentor andersoni chromosome 8, qqDerAnde1_hic_scaffold, whole genome shotgun sequence includes the following:
- the LOC126526494 gene encoding uncharacterized protein, protein MASEMEVATSMGDNMASAPSIGSLGGRTCIEVQGEDITPEEAEGWSASGKRIKQIMAGNENGESAAITRQSRPKTRASFAKRIAASVTKAARMPTDMPKEDTKIVMRPRGGFNVARTEVSINMSAVMTAARVTKEEGKADTICTNAQQNVIVVSTPDERRATLHAKVKALNIGGRTYEVSAYRMAPDGTVKGVIRGIAVDDSPEEVAENIVNAYNPLAVEAHRIGNTTTVIVLFAGQKVPNYVKYGSILVRCGLYRKHFDVCRQCGKVGHRRDVCPNPNTRVCFGCGIVNPSEDHKHECKPKCKLCGGQHPTGERECKNKYKMPYVVKERQWERKMEAMQQQPDPESFPPLRAPSAERPRGESRQRDSSRKRDNSKGGRSASRHRPSQSRERVAWAAAVKANMAEKRQPPAQNAAKKIQEENGVVKALRDENEMLKRRIAQQDATIKEINEKLMTLNGLQQQQQLLPKPAQERKQEEITEDEPEVEVDPRATKEAGPTPMRRAIEGAKERKIMERIEKHDDRLDRLEATSKVTNERLTTLAQTVQQMTTNIQSTIQNMMAQMQAQLQTQIKAQIQGMEAQIIAKLQPSWTGQHVQQHPHRQ, encoded by the coding sequence ATGGCGTCCGAAATGGAAGTGGCCACGTCAATGGGAGACAACATGGCGTCAGCACCGAGCATCGGCAGTCTCGGCGGGCGCACGTGCATTGAAGTTCAAGGAGAGGACATTACACCGGAAGAAGCCGAAGGCTGGTCGGCCTCCGGCAAGCGCATCAAGCAGATCATGGCCGGCAACGAAAACGGTGAGTCCGCCGCCATTACTCGCCAGTCTAGACCCAAGACTAGGGCCAGCTTTGCTAAGAGAATTGCAGCCTCGGTAACGAAAGCGGCGAGGATGCCGACAGACATGCCGAAAGAAGACACCAAGATAGTCATGAGGCCACGTGGAGGTTTCAACGTAGCGAGAACTGAGGTTTCAATAAATATGTCGGCCGTCATGACGGCGGCTCGAGTAACGAAGGAAGAAGGCAAAGCAGACACCATCTGCACGAACGCGCAGCAAAACGTCATCGTGGTCAGCACCCCGGACGAGAGGCGTGCCACGCTACACGCTAAGGTCAAAGCCCTTAACATAGGAGGCAGGACATACGAAGTCAGCGCTTACCGAATGGCACCGGACGGCACGGTCAAGGGAGTCATCCGAGGCATAGCCGTAGACGACTCTCCAGAGGAGGTAGCCGAAAACATCGTGAACGCGTACAACCCCCTAGCGGTGGAGGCGCATAGAATCGGCAATACAACCACGGTGATAGTACTCTTCGCAGGACAGAAAGTACCTAACTACGTCAAGTATGGCTCGATATTAGTCAGGTGCGGGCTTTACCGCAAGCACTTTGACGTGTGCAGGCAATGTGGCAAGGTCGGCCATAGAAGAGACGTATGCCCGAATCCCAACACCAGAGTGTGCTTCGGCTGCGGAATCGTGAACCCCAGCGAGGATCACAAACACGAATGCAAGCCCAAGTGCAAGCTCTGCGGGGGACAGCATCCTACGGGCGAGAGAGAATGCAAAAACAAGTACAAGATGCCGTACGTGGTCAAAGAACGGCAATGGGAACGCAAGATGGAAGCCATGCAGCAACAACCGGATCCGGAAAGCTTTCCGCCGCTGCGAGCGCCGTCTGCCGAGAGACCCCGCGGGGAATCGAGGCAGCGCGACAGCAGCCGCAAGAGGGACAACAGCAAGGGAGGCAGGAGCGCCAGCCGCCACAGACCGTCGCAGTCGAGGGAGAGAGTCGCCTGGGCCGCTGCAGTCAAGGCAAACATGGCAGAGAAGAGACAACCACCAGCGCAAAACGCCGCGAAGAAGATCCAAGAAGAGAACGGGGTGGTAAAAGCCCTGAGAGACGAGAACGAGATGCTAAAGCGGAGAATCGCCCAACAGGACGCAACCATCAAGGAAATCAACGAGAAGCTAATGACATTAAATGggttgcagcaacagcagcagctacTGCCGAAGCCCGCACAAGAGAGGAAACAAGAAGAGATAACCGAGGACGAACCAGAGGTCGAGGTGGACCCGAGAGCCACGAAAGAGGCGGGACCGACCCCCATGAGGAGAGCCATAGAGGGCGCCAAGGAACGAAAGATAATGGAGAGAATCGAAAAACACGACGACAGACTCGACCGTCTTGAGGCGACCAGCAAGGTAACCAACGAACGCCTCACTACACTCGCGCAAACAGTTCAGCAGATGACAACGAACATACAGAGCACGATCCAGAACATGATGGCGCAGATGCAAGCACAGCTGCAGACGCAGATAAAAGCACAAATACAAGGTATGGAAGCACAGATCATCGCCAAACTGCAGCCATCATGGACGGGACAGCACGTACAGCAGCATCCACACCGCCAGTGA